The following coding sequences lie in one Treponema socranskii subsp. buccale genomic window:
- a CDS encoding spiro-SPASM protein, protein MKTVVILNAAFGARYMFEKVFGGRSAYDRALSWAASVSGCIPVVVLAASDNAERCKSEAASSSVSVSVKEKKVWTTADVLDEITSLSEKAETVLYAAADCPFLDKALSDEILRVHKTYAAEYTFADGYPYGFSPEAIDTGAAAIMASLARQKNLGDEVITRDAVMKILKTDINSFEIETVLAPNDRRLYRLSFECSTKAGYIASRALYDACGEGKDAASLSEKAVTLVSVLKTVPAFYNVQISGREEGECIYSPYREAYKKTYGEKNPRDMTLAEFRPLVSQMASLSESAVVSLSAWGEPLLHPDFTDFVKEAASYDGLSLLVETNGLHVTEELCEKVKEASGGKIIWIVLLDAVSEATYKKMRGSEGSLSKAHKAVALLQRAFPDTTYPQFVRTNDNEAELEAFYRFWKDDKNGGKVIIQKYDWFSGLLPECKPADLSPLERNPCWHLRRDMTILSDGSVPPCREYVFSNIIGNAFTESLASIWERMTSYAEKDMKCEYGEVCGKCDEYYTFNF, encoded by the coding sequence ATGAAAACCGTCGTTATTTTAAATGCCGCATTCGGCGCTCGGTATATGTTCGAAAAAGTTTTCGGCGGACGTTCCGCATACGACAGGGCGCTTTCGTGGGCGGCTTCCGTTTCGGGATGTATCCCCGTCGTCGTCCTCGCCGCATCCGATAATGCCGAAAGGTGCAAAAGCGAAGCCGCATCCTCTTCCGTATCCGTTTCCGTAAAAGAAAAGAAAGTGTGGACGACGGCCGATGTACTCGACGAAATTACAAGTCTTAGCGAAAAAGCGGAAACTGTGCTCTACGCCGCCGCCGACTGCCCTTTTTTGGACAAAGCGCTCAGCGATGAAATCCTTCGCGTGCATAAAACCTATGCCGCGGAATACACCTTTGCAGACGGCTATCCCTACGGCTTTTCACCCGAAGCGATCGATACGGGGGCGGCGGCCATCATGGCTTCTCTTGCGCGGCAAAAAAATCTCGGAGATGAAGTCATCACACGAGATGCCGTCATGAAGATTTTAAAAACCGATATCAATTCGTTTGAAATTGAAACCGTACTCGCGCCGAATGACCGGCGTCTTTACCGCCTTTCGTTCGAATGTTCGACGAAGGCGGGCTATATCGCCTCTCGTGCGCTCTACGATGCGTGCGGAGAGGGAAAAGACGCGGCAAGCCTTTCTGAAAAAGCGGTGACCCTCGTGTCGGTTTTGAAAACAGTACCCGCCTTTTACAACGTGCAGATTTCAGGCAGGGAAGAGGGGGAGTGCATTTATTCGCCGTATAGGGAAGCATATAAAAAAACGTACGGAGAAAAAAATCCGCGCGATATGACGCTCGCCGAATTCCGGCCGCTCGTGTCGCAAATGGCATCCCTTTCGGAAAGCGCCGTCGTCTCGCTTTCGGCGTGGGGTGAGCCGCTTTTGCATCCCGATTTTACGGATTTTGTTAAAGAAGCCGCTTCTTACGACGGGCTTTCGCTCCTTGTCGAAACGAACGGCTTGCACGTAACCGAAGAACTGTGCGAAAAAGTCAAAGAGGCTTCAGGCGGGAAAATCATTTGGATCGTACTGCTCGACGCGGTAAGCGAAGCGACGTACAAAAAGATGCGAGGTTCGGAAGGCTCGCTTTCAAAAGCTCATAAAGCCGTCGCTCTTTTGCAGCGCGCGTTTCCCGATACGACCTATCCGCAGTTTGTTCGGACGAACGACAACGAAGCGGAACTCGAAGCCTTTTACCGCTTTTGGAAAGACGATAAAAACGGCGGCAAAGTGATAATCCAAAAATACGATTGGTTTTCAGGTCTCCTTCCCGAGTGTAAACCCGCAGATCTTTCGCCGCTCGAACGCAATCCGTGCTGGCATTTGCGGCGCGACATGACGATCCTATCCGACGGCAGTGTGCCGCCGTGCCGCGAATACGTTTTTAGCAATATTATAGGCAATGCGTTTACGGAAAGCCTTGCATCGATTTGGGAGCGGATGACCTCTTACGCCGAAAAAGATATGAAGTGCGAGTACGGGGAAGTATGCGGGAAATGCGATGAATACTATACCTTTAATTTTTAA
- a CDS encoding cytidylyltransferase domain-containing protein, which yields MERMMTAVIVQCRMSSTRFPGKALKDLGGRPVLAWTLSAMKKVKADAYYVATDEASFSELEPVARSCGWDIFSGPLDDVLKRFCLLIEKIDADVVVRATADNPFLFYEAAESLLDEYMRRIALSPCDYMTWTGLPHGSGVEVFSGKSLVAAEKSTSLPYDREHVAPSLYNHRNRFSAVMQKAPARFYYPDCRTTIDTPSDYRRALSAVRFLSKGKAGNEPYTTEQILSAFSEPSVTHPVLFVPSVKEGGGTGHLRRSLDAAIESGALVYIPKDASLRECGELTEQAKGRGLSDWQIVTEYPLPGEYSLIVSDFFSLDKHTASSLCAAASLAAIDEGSDNTCFCDYLIDIIPSNLSRKSNISESAFMTMPSRTRSGERCKKFSDIKTVLVCFGGEDPASLTVPVSISLRREGLSVSAVVPEGIDSSEAEEAGVTCMRPVPVLREILSSYDLVVTHYGLTAYEAAYAGCAVLLLSPTKLHASLAKKYGFVCLEKKDAAGKKLHTVLSESEKLYPHIDPVNRHASLGAFIASLAKGKRFSCPVCGQSDPEKNAVVSRTLHRTFRRCASCAMIYMSWTDSNAAPDYDKTYFAEEYKAQYGKTYLEDFDAIKAQGERRIREIDSLVKNKKRFASKLSVLDVGCAYGPFLAAAAEDGWQVFGADVSKDAVSYVQSSLLFPASCTSFPDFDPASEFGVRQFDALTMWYVIEHFQNLDRVLESALALVKDGGIFAFSTPSAEGVSALMNTDDFYAQSPADHYTLWEPSKAKHILKRFGFTVEKIISTGHHPERFPQVKKHGWQKNSLMYSLYAFRSRISRLGDTFEVYCRKTGGAEEGEKSHE from the coding sequence ATGGAGAGAATGATGACGGCGGTAATCGTTCAGTGCAGAATGTCTTCGACACGCTTTCCCGGCAAAGCGCTCAAAGATTTGGGCGGTCGCCCGGTGCTCGCGTGGACGCTTTCCGCGATGAAAAAAGTAAAAGCCGACGCGTATTACGTTGCGACGGATGAAGCGTCGTTTTCCGAACTCGAGCCGGTCGCGCGCTCGTGCGGCTGGGATATTTTTTCAGGACCGCTCGACGATGTCTTAAAGCGTTTTTGCTTATTGATCGAAAAGATCGATGCGGACGTCGTCGTGCGCGCGACCGCCGACAATCCCTTTTTATTTTACGAAGCGGCGGAATCTCTCCTCGACGAATATATGCGCCGCATTGCACTTTCTCCGTGCGATTATATGACGTGGACGGGGCTGCCGCACGGTTCGGGCGTCGAAGTGTTCAGCGGCAAATCGCTCGTCGCGGCCGAAAAATCGACAAGCCTGCCTTACGACCGCGAACACGTGGCTCCTTCTCTCTACAATCACCGAAACCGCTTTTCGGCTGTGATGCAAAAAGCGCCTGCTCGTTTTTATTATCCCGACTGCCGCACGACGATCGACACGCCTTCCGATTATCGAAGAGCGCTTTCGGCCGTTCGCTTTCTTTCCAAGGGAAAAGCGGGAAATGAGCCCTATACGACGGAGCAGATTTTATCGGCCTTTTCCGAACCGAGCGTTACGCATCCCGTGCTCTTTGTGCCGTCGGTAAAAGAAGGGGGCGGGACGGGACATCTGAGGAGGAGTCTTGACGCCGCGATCGAGTCGGGCGCCCTCGTCTATATTCCGAAAGATGCGTCGCTTCGCGAATGCGGCGAACTTACGGAGCAGGCGAAAGGACGGGGGCTTTCGGATTGGCAGATCGTCACGGAATATCCGCTCCCCGGGGAATATTCGCTCATCGTTTCGGATTTTTTTTCGCTCGATAAACATACGGCATCTTCCCTGTGTGCCGCAGCCTCCCTTGCCGCGATCGACGAGGGCTCGGACAATACGTGCTTTTGCGATTATCTCATCGATATCATCCCGTCGAATCTTTCGCGAAAATCGAATATAAGCGAAAGCGCATTTATGACGATGCCCTCCCGCACGCGGAGCGGGGAACGTTGCAAAAAATTTTCCGATATAAAAACCGTTCTCGTGTGTTTCGGAGGCGAAGATCCCGCATCCCTTACCGTTCCCGTATCGATATCGCTTCGGCGCGAAGGTCTTTCCGTGAGCGCAGTCGTCCCCGAAGGCATCGACTCGTCGGAAGCGGAAGAAGCCGGTGTGACGTGTATGCGCCCCGTTCCCGTTTTGCGCGAAATACTTTCATCCTACGATCTCGTCGTAACGCATTACGGGCTTACCGCATACGAAGCCGCCTATGCGGGCTGCGCCGTACTTTTGTTGTCGCCGACAAAGCTGCACGCATCCCTTGCAAAAAAATACGGATTCGTCTGTCTCGAAAAAAAAGATGCTGCGGGAAAAAAACTGCATACGGTTTTAAGCGAAAGCGAAAAACTCTATCCGCATATCGATCCCGTAAATCGGCACGCTTCGCTCGGCGCTTTTATCGCATCCCTTGCAAAGGGTAAGCGTTTCTCTTGTCCCGTCTGCGGACAAAGCGATCCCGAAAAAAACGCCGTCGTCTCGCGTACGCTGCACCGGACATTCAGGAGATGCGCTTCGTGCGCCATGATCTATATGTCGTGGACGGATTCAAACGCCGCACCCGATTACGATAAAACCTATTTTGCCGAAGAGTATAAAGCGCAGTACGGCAAAACCTATCTCGAAGATTTCGATGCGATAAAGGCGCAAGGAGAGCGCCGTATCCGTGAAATTGATTCGCTTGTCAAAAATAAAAAACGCTTTGCATCGAAACTTTCCGTGCTCGACGTCGGCTGTGCCTACGGACCCTTCCTTGCGGCCGCTGCGGAAGACGGATGGCAGGTTTTCGGCGCCGACGTTTCGAAAGACGCAGTATCCTATGTGCAGTCTTCGCTTCTCTTTCCCGCATCCTGCACTTCTTTTCCCGACTTCGATCCTGCGTCGGAATTCGGTGTGCGGCAATTCGATGCGCTTACGATGTGGTACGTCATAGAACACTTTCAAAATCTTGATCGCGTCCTCGAAAGCGCCCTCGCTTTGGTAAAAGACGGCGGCATCTTTGCATTTTCGACACCGTCAGCAGAAGGCGTTTCCGCTCTTATGAATACGGACGATTTTTATGCGCAAAGCCCCGCCGATCACTATACTTTGTGGGAACCGTCCAAAGCGAAACACATACTCAAGCGATTCGGCTTTACGGTTGAAAAGATAATTTCGACGGGACATCATCCCGAGCGTTTTCCGCAAGTGAAAAAACACGGCTGGCAAAAAAATTCGCTTATGTATTCGCTCTACGCTTTCCGAAGCCGCATCTCACGTCTCGGCGATACTTTCGAAGTGTACTGCAGAAAAACGGGCGGTGCGGAAGAGGGAGAAAAATCGCATGAATAA